Proteins encoded together in one Marispirochaeta sp. window:
- a CDS encoding 8-oxo-dGTP diphosphatase, with amino-acid sequence MSDQLVSASYYLMVAILLFNMTQRKYREQGEKKRFATLFLAGAFFIFSIGLMLIRQFSLPLYSLIPLALAVAAYLGMMRDRIFIFSLHCPECKKRLPLKDVLYIDSPDCTCTPRSVDDIDWSTWEPTEQAVLCFIVSGDQVLLIHKKTGLGKGKINLPGGRIEAGETPRDAAVRETREETGLTPLDPEERVELSFVFTSGYSLHGRAFFASSYEGEMTETDEADPFWCDLDKIPYEQMWEDDPLWIPRALKGEKLSGVFIFDEDTMLSHRLKKRYT; translated from the coding sequence ATGAGCGATCAACTAGTTTCAGCCAGCTACTATCTTATGGTGGCGATCCTGCTGTTTAATATGACCCAGCGGAAATATCGGGAACAGGGCGAGAAAAAACGCTTTGCCACTCTTTTCCTGGCGGGGGCGTTTTTTATCTTTTCTATCGGACTGATGCTTATCCGCCAGTTCTCCCTGCCCCTCTACAGCCTGATTCCCCTTGCTCTTGCAGTTGCAGCCTACCTGGGAATGATGCGGGACAGGATATTTATTTTTTCCCTGCACTGCCCGGAATGTAAAAAGCGCCTTCCGCTGAAGGATGTCCTGTATATAGATTCTCCTGACTGTACCTGCACACCCCGCAGCGTGGACGATATAGACTGGTCCACATGGGAGCCCACAGAACAGGCGGTTCTCTGTTTTATCGTCTCCGGGGACCAGGTGCTGCTTATTCACAAGAAAACCGGCCTGGGGAAGGGAAAAATCAACCTGCCCGGCGGCCGCATCGAAGCAGGAGAAACCCCCAGGGATGCCGCGGTCCGGGAAACCCGGGAAGAGACCGGCCTTACCCCCCTGGATCCGGAAGAGCGGGTAGAGCTCTCCTTTGTCTTTACCAGCGGATACTCCCTCCACGGCCGGGCTTTTTTTGCCAGCTCCTACGAAGGAGAAATGACCGAAACCGATGAGGCCGATCCTTTCTGGTGCGACCTTGATAAAATTCCCTATGAACAGATGTGGGAAGACGATCCCCTCTGGATACCCCGGGCCCTGAAGGGAGAAAAACTCAGCGGGGTATTTATTTTCGACGAAGATACAATGCTGAGCCACAGGCTTAAAAAGCGGTATACATAA
- a CDS encoding TAXI family TRAP transporter solute-binding subunit: MKKILVFSLLALLLVSPLVFAGGQGQSKFVTIGTGGVTGVYYPTGGAISRMVNAKYDEYGIKATVESTGGSVYNVNAVLSGDLDFGISQSDRQFQAYKGLAEWEASGPQTELRSVFSIHPEAVTLVASVESGIQSVADLKGKRVNLGNPGSGNLQNALDVLTAAGLSEADVQAENVNAVEAPGLLNDGRIDAFFYTVGHPNGNIKEATAGRVKVRIVNIDGQVLQALTDKYSYYAEAVLPQKEYPMAANTSDPVTVGVTATLVTSTKVPEEVVYAITKEVFENFDDFKTLHPAYQNLTRESMLKGLSAPIHKGALKYYEEAGLTRHLNPELIQK; encoded by the coding sequence ATGAAAAAAATCCTCGTTTTCTCCCTGTTGGCGCTGTTGCTGGTGTCTCCCCTTGTATTTGCCGGCGGCCAGGGCCAGAGTAAGTTCGTGACCATCGGAACCGGCGGTGTAACCGGGGTTTATTACCCCACGGGAGGAGCCATCAGCCGCATGGTAAATGCGAAATACGATGAGTATGGTATAAAGGCCACGGTTGAATCCACCGGAGGTTCTGTATATAACGTAAATGCCGTATTGAGCGGCGACCTGGATTTCGGTATTTCCCAGTCTGACCGGCAGTTTCAGGCCTACAAAGGCCTTGCCGAATGGGAAGCAAGCGGTCCCCAGACAGAACTGCGCTCGGTTTTCTCAATCCACCCTGAAGCGGTCACTCTGGTAGCCAGTGTGGAAAGCGGAATCCAGTCGGTAGCGGACCTGAAAGGCAAACGGGTCAACCTCGGCAACCCCGGTTCCGGTAACCTGCAGAACGCCCTTGATGTTCTTACCGCTGCCGGACTCTCTGAGGCCGATGTTCAGGCAGAGAATGTAAACGCTGTGGAAGCACCGGGCCTGCTGAACGACGGTCGCATAGATGCCTTCTTCTATACCGTAGGACACCCGAACGGTAATATAAAAGAGGCTACCGCCGGCCGTGTAAAGGTTCGAATCGTCAATATTGACGGCCAGGTTTTACAGGCGCTCACCGACAAGTACTCCTACTATGCCGAAGCCGTTTTGCCCCAGAAAGAGTACCCAATGGCTGCCAATACCTCTGATCCTGTCACCGTTGGTGTAACTGCAACCCTGGTTACCTCGACCAAGGTCCCGGAAGAGGTTGTGTATGCCATTACAAAAGAGGTCTTTGAGAACTTCGACGACTTTAAGACCCTGCATCCTGCGTATCAGAACCTGACCAGGGAGAGCATGCTCAAAGGGCTGTCCGCTCCGATACACAAGGGAGCCCTTAAGTACTACGAAGAAGCGGGACTGACCCGGCACCTGAACCCGGAGCTTATTCAGAAATAG
- a CDS encoding adenylate/guanylate cyclase domain-containing protein, giving the protein MQRTIITITADPVNTTELVAVLESVGLGSFQTISAASMEEAEAHFYEQDIYLIIADERVPQAVETLREMKQDEMFAHIPVLLIIEKRTKERIQSAFRMGFDTCLAVQEVSVLLAHQSIPLIRNHLNNDDTMEKISDLQEKAIRDFILLDLIKDYIPRTIWNVAREYAHEQRIRIPEEERTLTIVFGDIKDFTPKTQKMQPKNVIRYLNSAFDVVSRLVYSHDGDIDKYIGDAFLAVFNDPVRAVRSMLTIQKEFEVLNRERSSRSEDVIIFRVGVHTGPVIRGNVGGSQRFDNTLIGDTVNTAARLEKIAEPGGILISEATRQALGLELPEECGRLENLKGRTGNEKVWSIYEHLKNSPIAHESAAL; this is encoded by the coding sequence ATGCAGCGTACAATTATTACCATTACTGCCGATCCAGTGAACACAACAGAACTCGTTGCTGTGCTGGAAAGTGTCGGACTGGGCAGCTTTCAGACAATCAGCGCGGCTTCCATGGAAGAGGCCGAAGCCCATTTTTATGAACAGGATATCTACCTGATAATCGCTGACGAGCGTGTGCCCCAGGCGGTGGAAACCCTGCGGGAAATGAAACAGGACGAGATGTTCGCCCATATCCCGGTATTATTAATCATAGAAAAACGAACAAAAGAACGGATCCAGTCGGCCTTCAGGATGGGCTTTGACACCTGTCTGGCAGTTCAGGAGGTCTCGGTGCTCCTGGCACACCAGTCAATTCCTCTTATCCGCAACCATCTGAACAACGACGACACCATGGAGAAGATATCCGATCTGCAGGAAAAAGCCATTCGGGATTTTATTCTCCTGGATCTCATAAAAGACTACATACCCCGGACGATCTGGAACGTCGCCCGGGAGTACGCCCATGAGCAGCGCATCCGCATACCCGAAGAAGAACGGACCCTGACTATCGTCTTCGGCGACATCAAGGACTTTACGCCCAAGACCCAGAAAATGCAGCCCAAGAATGTTATTCGCTATCTTAACAGCGCCTTTGACGTTGTTTCCCGCCTGGTGTATTCCCATGACGGGGATATCGACAAATACATTGGAGATGCCTTTCTGGCGGTATTCAATGATCCGGTAAGAGCCGTACGTTCCATGCTCACTATTCAGAAAGAATTTGAAGTTCTAAACCGCGAACGTTCTTCCCGGAGCGAAGATGTAATTATCTTCCGGGTGGGCGTCCACACCGGCCCTGTGATCCGGGGTAATGTGGGAGGAAGTCAGCGTTTTGACAACACCCTGATCGGAGACACGGTAAATACCGCCGCGCGGCTGGAGAAGATCGCAGAGCCCGGCGGAATCCTGATATCCGAGGCCACCCGTCAGGCCCTGGGGCTTGAGCTGCCGGAAGAGTGCGGACGGCTGGAAAACCTGAAAGGGCGGACCGGAAACGAAAAGGTCTGGAGCATCTACGAGCACTTGAAAAACTCCCCCATTGCCCATGAATCTGCTGCTTTGTGA
- a CDS encoding bifunctional nuclease family protein — protein MLVEAEIWTIARTDQGNAVLVRPVGSESAVPIFIGQLEAQSILIGLGNVPMPRPLTHDLFLSLFSMLGAELQRIEITALKEGTFYAQIILSKTNGEELIVDARPSDSIGIAVRAKCPVYIDEAVVDEAGISVSAVTSGSEEGIANPYEQEKRRLEEELNRAVEVENYEEAAKIRDKLRKLADTFSDTNEEGE, from the coding sequence ATGTTAGTCGAAGCTGAAATATGGACAATCGCCAGAACAGACCAGGGAAACGCAGTTCTTGTACGCCCTGTTGGCAGTGAATCAGCGGTTCCAATTTTTATTGGACAGCTTGAAGCCCAGTCAATCCTCATCGGACTTGGAAACGTTCCTATGCCCCGGCCCCTTACCCATGATCTTTTTCTTTCTCTCTTTTCCATGCTTGGGGCAGAACTACAGCGTATCGAGATAACCGCCCTCAAAGAGGGGACCTTCTATGCCCAGATAATCCTCAGCAAAACCAACGGTGAGGAGCTGATTGTCGATGCCCGGCCCTCCGATTCAATTGGGATTGCGGTCCGCGCAAAGTGCCCTGTTTACATCGATGAAGCAGTGGTCGATGAGGCAGGAATCTCGGTCTCTGCAGTAACATCGGGCAGCGAAGAGGGAATTGCCAATCCATATGAGCAGGAGAAACGACGGCTGGAAGAAGAGCTCAACAGGGCTGTAGAAGTAGAAAATTATGAAGAAGCCGCCAAAATTCGGGATAAATTGCGGAAACTGGCGGATACCTTTTCTGACACAAACGAAGAGGGAGAGTAG
- a CDS encoding TerB family tellurite resistance protein, giving the protein MRISQLDWEEKMFLAGCIKSAIMADGRFGDDELAELEELESDLPFRNFPAALEEFEAIVKDTESFWEMAEEIQKKDVQEFILNLLRELSLRDGFPDEHELELLHDLEKVWNTQ; this is encoded by the coding sequence ATGAGGATATCTCAACTTGACTGGGAAGAGAAAATGTTTCTCGCCGGTTGTATTAAAAGCGCCATAATGGCTGACGGCCGATTTGGCGATGATGAGCTCGCGGAACTCGAAGAACTTGAATCCGACCTCCCCTTCAGGAACTTTCCTGCAGCGCTGGAAGAATTCGAAGCCATTGTCAAGGACACTGAGTCTTTCTGGGAAATGGCGGAGGAGATCCAGAAAAAGGACGTCCAGGAATTTATCCTGAACCTGCTGAGGGAGCTCAGTTTGCGGGACGGCTTTCCTGACGAGCATGAACTGGAACTTCTCCACGATCTGGAAAAGGTCTGGAACACTCAATAG
- a CDS encoding TRAP transporter permease, protein MSKAWENETAEELLKEELGLIRDKRPVDRVLFGSIAVLWALFQLALPRFVVLDSVTVRAIHLAFAVALVFLGYPISKHNRRIKFLHAVDRVPVIDFFLAAAAVAAVLYVVVDYEGIASRAGRPIGRDLVFGFFMILLVLEASRRVIGLPLGTIAVFFTLYAFLGPYLPHFIAYRGVSVSKYLSQIALSTEGIFGIPLDVSANTVFLFVMLGALLNRTGAGLYFNDLAISLLGRFKGGPAKASVVSSGLTGLVSGSSIANVVTTGTFTIPLMKKVGYPARIAAATEVAASTNGQLMPPIMGAAAFIIAEYLSLPYMEVIRAAAIPAFVSYFALFYITHLEASKRGMQGLPKEDCPPFWPVLKAGIHNLVPLCVLLFELMVMRHSPKLSAFNAIVTLFIVHLIREIYLALRKKESPLRASWAVVLLMGKGMIEGSRNMLTVALATATAGIVVGIVNMGIGSMIVQVVEFMAMGNIFLLLIITAVASLIIGMGLPTTATYIVMASITVPIIVQLGGGMGIVIPAIAAHLFCFYFGILADDTPPVGLAAYTAAAIAGSDAIKTGIQGFIYDLRTAVIPFMFIFNPDLVLQGVRGWPVSMLIFIMAIFGAFAFTNAVQGWFLRQNRWYEIPILLLASLILFNPGLFAGLLGLAHEQRFLLYAAGLLVYGAVYLLQKMSMKQAV, encoded by the coding sequence ATGTCCAAGGCGTGGGAGAACGAAACTGCGGAAGAACTGCTAAAAGAAGAATTGGGACTGATCCGGGATAAACGGCCGGTAGACAGGGTCCTTTTCGGCTCTATCGCGGTATTGTGGGCTCTCTTTCAGCTTGCATTGCCCCGCTTTGTAGTACTGGACAGTGTAACCGTCCGGGCCATACACCTTGCTTTTGCAGTTGCCCTTGTTTTTCTGGGCTACCCGATCTCCAAACATAATCGGAGAATAAAGTTTCTTCATGCTGTGGACCGGGTCCCGGTAATTGACTTTTTCCTGGCTGCCGCGGCGGTTGCCGCGGTACTCTACGTGGTTGTTGATTATGAAGGTATCGCATCCCGAGCCGGACGTCCCATCGGCCGTGACCTGGTTTTCGGTTTTTTCATGATTCTGCTTGTGCTGGAGGCTTCCCGGCGGGTTATTGGACTTCCCCTGGGAACAATCGCGGTGTTCTTTACCCTGTACGCTTTTTTGGGGCCCTATCTTCCCCATTTTATCGCTTACCGGGGGGTCAGCGTAAGTAAGTACCTGAGTCAGATTGCCCTGTCCACGGAAGGTATATTCGGTATTCCCCTGGATGTTTCGGCAAACACGGTATTCCTCTTTGTGATGTTAGGTGCGCTCTTGAACCGCACCGGCGCGGGACTCTATTTTAACGATCTGGCAATTTCGCTGCTGGGCCGATTTAAGGGAGGTCCAGCCAAGGCTTCAGTTGTCTCCTCCGGATTGACCGGTCTTGTTTCCGGTTCCAGTATTGCCAACGTGGTTACTACCGGTACCTTTACCATTCCGCTGATGAAGAAGGTCGGCTACCCTGCCCGCATTGCCGCAGCCACCGAGGTTGCCGCCAGCACAAACGGGCAGCTTATGCCGCCGATTATGGGGGCTGCTGCCTTTATAATTGCCGAATATCTGAGCTTACCCTATATGGAGGTAATCAGGGCTGCGGCAATTCCGGCTTTTGTCTCCTACTTTGCCCTTTTTTATATAACCCATCTTGAAGCCTCAAAACGGGGTATGCAGGGGCTGCCCAAGGAGGACTGCCCCCCCTTCTGGCCAGTTCTGAAGGCGGGTATTCATAATCTTGTTCCCCTGTGTGTGCTCCTGTTCGAGCTGATGGTTATGCGCCACAGTCCGAAGCTTTCGGCCTTCAATGCTATTGTGACCCTCTTTATCGTTCACCTTATCAGGGAGATCTACCTTGCGCTGCGTAAAAAGGAATCCCCATTAAGGGCCTCCTGGGCGGTTGTCCTGTTAATGGGAAAAGGCATGATCGAGGGCTCCCGGAACATGCTTACCGTTGCCCTGGCTACGGCTACTGCAGGGATTGTTGTGGGAATCGTCAACATGGGAATCGGCAGCATGATTGTCCAGGTGGTGGAGTTCATGGCCATGGGAAACATCTTCCTCCTCCTTATTATTACCGCCGTTGCAAGTCTTATTATCGGGATGGGGCTTCCCACAACGGCTACCTACATTGTTATGGCATCGATTACCGTACCGATCATTGTTCAGCTGGGAGGCGGCATGGGAATCGTGATTCCCGCTATCGCGGCCCATCTCTTCTGTTTCTACTTCGGGATCCTGGCCGACGATACCCCGCCGGTAGGGCTGGCTGCTTATACCGCCGCCGCCATTGCCGGATCCGATGCGATTAAAACCGGTATTCAGGGCTTTATCTACGATCTGCGGACGGCGGTAATTCCCTTCATGTTTATCTTTAATCCCGACCTGGTTCTCCAGGGTGTGCGGGGCTGGCCGGTGTCGATGCTGATATTTATCATGGCGATTTTTGGGGCTTTTGCCTTTACCAACGCTGTACAGGGCTGGTTTTTGCGGCAGAACCGATGGTACGAGATTCCCATACTGCTGCTGGCCTCGCTTATTCTGTTCAACCCGGGCCTCTTCGCCGGGCTTTTGGGACTTGCCCATGAGCAGCGTTTTCTGCTCTATGCCGCGGGCCTCCTTGTCTACGGGGCTGTCTACCTCTTGCAGAAGATGAGTATGAAGCAAGCAGTGTAA
- a CDS encoding sensor domain-containing diguanylate cyclase produces the protein MSCDGQSIDQIKAECEKRISDLKQLIGISRDFNSTLEFPLLVESILFVFMGQLQLLHIGLFIRDQFDQGDLSLYRNYKGFQVDHSFDYTLREKSSLIPLLQKRTSPCTLNELMDLLPPDEPGLTVLRQLMPSIVVPLTAKGTLMGVLALGHDTTAPDFSAEIREQIMIIGPFAAMAIYNALLYEMATTDMMTKLRLRHYFLSFLNEAFEDARRKRTALSILFLDIDNFKAFNDSHGHSCGDFVLIKVADLIRGNIRRVDLAARYGGEEFIVLLPDTDSTLAVHVAERIRSKIEKAVFFYEGEPVKTSISIGVAELQTERDFTCESLIKRADTALYQAKERGRNRVVLAE, from the coding sequence ATGAGCTGCGACGGCCAAAGCATAGATCAGATAAAAGCGGAATGTGAAAAAAGGATTTCCGATCTTAAACAGCTGATCGGGATCAGCCGGGATTTTAATTCCACTTTGGAGTTCCCCCTCCTCGTCGAGTCAATTCTGTTTGTTTTTATGGGGCAGCTGCAGCTTCTTCATATAGGTCTGTTTATCCGGGACCAGTTCGACCAGGGAGACCTGAGTCTCTACCGTAATTATAAAGGATTTCAGGTAGACCACAGCTTTGACTATACCCTGCGGGAAAAATCCTCCCTTATTCCTTTGCTGCAGAAACGTACCAGCCCCTGTACCCTGAATGAGCTTATGGATCTGCTGCCTCCTGACGAACCGGGACTTACCGTCCTGCGCCAGCTGATGCCGAGCATCGTTGTCCCTTTAACCGCCAAGGGTACGCTTATGGGGGTCCTGGCTTTAGGTCATGATACAACGGCACCGGATTTCTCCGCGGAAATCCGGGAACAGATCATGATTATCGGACCCTTTGCAGCCATGGCAATCTACAATGCCCTGCTGTATGAGATGGCTACCACCGACATGATGACCAAGCTCCGCCTACGCCACTATTTTCTTTCTTTTCTGAACGAGGCCTTTGAGGATGCCCGCAGAAAAAGAACAGCGCTCTCAATTCTTTTCCTTGACATTGATAATTTTAAAGCATTTAACGACTCCCACGGTCACAGCTGCGGCGATTTTGTCCTGATAAAGGTTGCGGACCTGATCCGCGGAAATATCCGGCGCGTTGATTTGGCAGCCCGTTACGGCGGAGAAGAGTTTATCGTTCTGCTGCCGGATACCGACAGCACGCTGGCCGTTCATGTGGCGGAAAGAATTCGGAGTAAAATAGAAAAAGCGGTATTCTTCTACGAAGGAGAACCGGTTAAAACAAGTATATCCATCGGGGTTGCGGAACTGCAGACTGAACGGGATTTTACCTGCGAATCACTGATCAAACGCGCGGATACCGCCCTGTATCAGGCCAAAGAACGGGGCCGGAACCGGGTTGTATTGGCAGAATAA
- a CDS encoding PTS sugar transporter subunit IIA: MDYVHLLPPSSVLVPLRATGKQDALDELFNGISMLRTLDRIHGLKQAVLRRELEGNTGIGHGVAMAHGKLPSLTDIFLCLGISLHGIDYGAYDGEPVHLLFVAANPPAMQGIYLRTLAVLSRYLRLKTFREQIIHSEGHIARVLLHGALEAAVGRYAISA, from the coding sequence ATGGACTACGTTCACCTCCTCCCCCCTTCGTCGGTACTGGTGCCCCTGCGGGCCACAGGGAAACAGGACGCCCTGGACGAGCTTTTTAATGGAATCAGTATGCTGCGGACACTGGATCGCATACACGGTCTGAAACAGGCTGTACTTCGCAGGGAACTCGAGGGAAACACCGGTATAGGTCATGGCGTGGCTATGGCTCATGGAAAACTGCCGAGCTTGACGGATATCTTCTTGTGCCTTGGCATATCCCTGCATGGTATTGATTACGGAGCCTATGACGGAGAGCCTGTGCACCTTCTGTTCGTAGCGGCAAATCCGCCCGCAATGCAGGGGATCTATCTTCGTACACTGGCAGTACTTTCGCGGTATCTGCGTCTGAAAACCTTCCGTGAACAGATTATCCACAGCGAAGGGCATATTGCGCGGGTACTACTGCACGGGGCTCTGGAGGCTGCAGTCGGGCGTTATGCTATAAGTGCCTGA
- a CDS encoding 2Fe-2S iron-sulfur cluster-binding protein, producing the protein MAKLTVLPENTSYPLSASVSLLNTLLKNAHPIQHKCGGKAQCGTCRIRIIEGAGKLSPLSEIERRRLGEENLSAGLRLACQTYAFADVSIEIPKT; encoded by the coding sequence ATGGCAAAGCTTACTGTACTACCGGAAAATACGAGCTATCCCCTGTCGGCGTCGGTGTCCCTGTTGAACACCCTCCTGAAAAACGCCCACCCGATTCAGCATAAGTGCGGCGGCAAGGCCCAGTGCGGAACCTGCAGGATCCGCATTATCGAAGGTGCCGGTAAGTTGAGCCCGCTAAGCGAGATCGAGCGCCGCAGGCTGGGAGAGGAAAACCTGTCCGCCGGCCTGCGTCTCGCCTGTCAAACCTACGCCTTTGCCGATGTCAGCATCGAGATTCCAAAGACTTAA
- a CDS encoding aminoacyl-histidine dipeptidase has translation MAVLNEGAGFSAPLWKFFEDILAIPHGSGNEAALVEYIRQFARKRNLSVRVDNAGNVVINKPASPGYEAHPPVVMQSHMDMVCEKNDGTVHDFTADPIRPRIDGDWLKAEGTTLGADNGIGVAAALAVLDDPDLRHPDLEALFTVDEETGLNGALALTPELIKGRRLINLDSEEDGVFYFGCAGGRNTSGSITPAFGVPLEGSRQVRLRVEGLSGGHSGGEIHRRLGNAVQLAALVLCSADADSTEIVSLRGGGKHNAIPREAEIVLAIAPKDLPRLKKAASAVEKNAWKLYTDDKPAQILIEELEDKPSRILKDGMQIIRGLLAMPHGAQEMSTLVPGMVETSTNLAAVTMDDQKLYVLTSQRSAAGYKRDIISLKVKAQLELMGCTAEYESEYPSWEPNPDSPLLRFAADVYRDVRGKEPLLTAVHAGLECGVIADRISGMDMVSFGPDLEGAHSPDERVSISSTEAFWLFLTELLARL, from the coding sequence ATGGCAGTCTTAAACGAGGGAGCGGGCTTTTCTGCTCCATTATGGAAATTCTTTGAAGATATCCTTGCGATCCCCCACGGCTCCGGAAACGAAGCAGCCCTGGTGGAATATATACGCCAATTTGCCCGGAAGCGGAATCTCTCTGTCCGGGTGGATAATGCCGGGAATGTGGTTATAAATAAGCCCGCATCACCGGGATACGAGGCCCATCCTCCGGTGGTAATGCAGAGCCATATGGATATGGTGTGCGAGAAAAATGACGGGACGGTCCACGATTTTACTGCCGACCCGATTCGTCCCCGCATTGACGGCGACTGGCTCAAGGCCGAAGGGACTACCCTGGGAGCGGACAACGGTATCGGCGTGGCTGCCGCGCTGGCTGTGCTGGATGATCCGGACCTGCGGCATCCTGATCTGGAGGCTCTTTTTACCGTGGATGAGGAGACCGGCTTAAACGGTGCTCTGGCCCTTACCCCGGAACTGATTAAAGGCCGCCGCCTGATAAATCTGGATTCCGAGGAGGATGGAGTCTTCTACTTCGGCTGTGCCGGGGGACGGAATACTTCGGGAAGCATAACCCCCGCCTTCGGCGTTCCCCTGGAGGGAAGCCGCCAGGTACGACTGCGGGTGGAGGGACTTTCCGGAGGCCACTCCGGGGGAGAGATACACCGGCGTTTAGGCAACGCGGTCCAGCTGGCAGCCCTGGTACTGTGTTCGGCGGATGCTGATTCAACGGAGATTGTATCCCTGCGGGGAGGAGGAAAGCACAACGCAATCCCCCGGGAGGCCGAAATAGTTCTTGCCATTGCTCCGAAAGACCTTCCCCGCCTTAAGAAGGCAGCCTCTGCGGTGGAAAAAAACGCCTGGAAGCTCTATACCGATGACAAACCGGCTCAGATCCTGATTGAGGAGCTGGAGGACAAGCCCTCCAGAATTCTGAAAGACGGAATGCAGATAATCCGGGGACTTCTGGCCATGCCCCACGGTGCCCAGGAAATGAGTACCCTGGTTCCCGGAATGGTGGAGACATCTACCAATCTGGCAGCGGTTACAATGGACGATCAGAAGCTCTACGTATTGACCAGCCAGCGCTCAGCTGCGGGCTACAAGCGGGATATTATCAGCCTTAAGGTAAAGGCCCAGCTGGAGCTTATGGGATGCACTGCAGAGTACGAGAGCGAGTATCCCTCCTGGGAGCCGAATCCCGATTCTCCCCTGCTGCGCTTCGCCGCCGATGTGTATCGGGATGTGCGGGGAAAAGAACCCCTGTTAACGGCGGTACATGCGGGTCTTGAGTGCGGGGTAATCGCGGACAGGATTTCCGGGATGGATATGGTCTCTTTTGGGCCGGATCTGGAAGGGGCCCACAGCCCGGACGAGCGGGTCAGCATCTCTTCCACCGAAGCGTTCTGGTTGTTCCTGACGGAACTGCTGGCGCGGCTTTAA
- a CDS encoding ATP-binding protein, producing the protein MDDIKLFPRHIISRVLEALADSPVVLIHGPRQCGKTTLARLIGDSEGYDYFTFDDDIQRAAAQADPVGYTADLPRRVILDEIQRVPELLTALKAAVDADRKPGRFILTGSANVLLVPHLADSLAGRMEILRLHPLSQVEIAGVTTSFLTDLFKGRFQSGHSGRRLGRELAARITIGGYPPALARTSASRRTAWYRNYIETMIQQDIRDLARINALDALPRLMTLAAGQTSCLTNITEIATPFQLSRPTIREYLTLLSRIFLLDELPPWHSNRLKRLVKTPKLHIGDTGLACALLNLKDTTLWEDRSLLGRLLETFVYQELRRQASWQEEHIRFSHFRDKDQVEVDFVLESAGTVTGVEVKASSTIRTEDFKGLRKLKDAVKTHFAAGVVLYDGDAVAGFGDSLYAVPVSKVIEVPYIN; encoded by the coding sequence ATGGATGATATAAAGCTGTTTCCCCGTCATATTATCTCCCGTGTTCTCGAAGCTTTGGCCGATTCGCCTGTTGTTCTGATTCACGGACCCAGGCAGTGCGGAAAAACTACCCTGGCCCGGCTGATAGGTGATTCGGAAGGTTACGATTATTTTACCTTTGATGACGATATACAGCGGGCCGCAGCCCAGGCCGATCCGGTTGGATATACGGCTGATCTGCCCAGACGGGTGATACTGGATGAAATCCAGAGAGTTCCCGAGCTGCTTACCGCCCTGAAAGCAGCTGTCGATGCCGACAGAAAGCCGGGCCGGTTCATTCTGACGGGTTCGGCGAATGTGCTTCTGGTTCCTCATCTGGCAGACTCTCTTGCAGGACGCATGGAGATATTGAGACTCCATCCCTTGTCACAGGTGGAAATCGCAGGAGTAACAACAAGTTTCCTGACGGATCTTTTCAAGGGACGGTTCCAGTCCGGTCACTCAGGCAGGCGTTTGGGGCGCGAACTGGCCGCCAGGATTACCATCGGAGGGTATCCGCCGGCCCTGGCCAGGACTTCAGCCTCCAGGCGGACAGCATGGTACAGAAACTATATTGAAACCATGATTCAGCAGGATATTCGTGACCTTGCTCGTATAAATGCTCTGGATGCGCTACCCCGTCTTATGACCCTTGCCGCGGGGCAGACATCCTGCCTGACGAATATCACGGAGATTGCAACACCCTTTCAACTGTCCCGGCCTACCATCAGAGAATATCTGACCTTGCTTTCCCGCATTTTTTTGCTGGACGAGCTGCCACCCTGGCACAGCAACAGATTGAAGCGACTGGTGAAAACGCCGAAGCTGCATATAGGCGATACTGGATTGGCATGTGCTCTTCTGAACTTGAAAGATACTACCCTGTGGGAGGACCGTTCACTCTTGGGCAGGCTGCTGGAAACTTTTGTTTATCAGGAACTGCGCCGACAGGCTTCGTGGCAGGAGGAACACATACGCTTCAGCCATTTCCGGGATAAAGACCAGGTGGAAGTTGACTTTGTGCTGGAATCCGCAGGGACGGTCACCGGGGTGGAGGTGAAAGCCTCTTCAACTATCCGCACAGAAGATTTTAAAGGACTGCGCAAACTAAAGGATGCCGTAAAGACACACTTTGCCGCCGGAGTGGTACTGTACGACGGAGACGCCGTAGCCGGCTTTGGCGACAGTCTCTACGCTGTACCTGTTTCGAAGGTAATAGAGGTGCCCTATATTAACTGA